The nucleotide window TGCACCTATAAGACAGCGTTGGCTACTAAGTGCGCAAACATACAGAAGCTATGCATTTACACAATTTTTTATTTATTATGTCGTATTTTTATGTGCAGATTTGCTTGCCTTTTTGTTCTTTTCACAAGGGGTGTCCTTTTGGTCTTTTGTGGTTTTATGCATATGCCGCTTTGTGTTGAATGGCTATGCATTTATTGTAGCTTCACTTTGCAAAAATCCACCTACGTATTATATTTTGTCTATTTTAGTAACATTGCTATTAGCGTTAACAAACGGTGGGATTGTACCGATTCGCGACAGCGGTTATGTACATCAGCTGCTAGCTCAGTTGCATCCACTTTATGCATTAGTAAAGTTGGAGCTACCAATCGCTGCATTGCTGTTTTGTAGTGTGCTAATCCTTAGCGTAGGGAGGTTGAAAAATGCTTGAAGTGCAGTCTATTTATAAGCGGTATCAGAAAAAAATTGTATTGGAAAATGTTTCATTGACGATTGGACAAGGTGAAATTGTAGGACTTGTTGGAGAAAATGGTGCGGGTAAATCAACATTGCTGCAAATGCTCGCTACATTAATGAAGCCAGATAAAGGTGAAATATATTGGCAAGGTATGGCATATCATCAGCAGCAAAAAGCGATTCGACAAAAAATTGGCTTTGTGCCACAGGATTTAGCGATTTGGGAGCATTTTTCAGTTGAAGATAATATGCGTTATTTTGAACGTTTAAGCTGGAAACGAATTGGCATCTCAGCATGTCAGCAAATTTGTCAGGATATGCAGCTGACACAGTGGAAGGAGCCTGTTTCAAGCCTATCAGGTGGTATGAAGCGCAAATTAAATTTAGCGATTAGCTTAATTCATCAACCAGAGCTACTATTATTGGATGAGCCAACGGTTGGTATTGATATGCGCTCAAAGCAGGAAATAGGTCGCTTTTTACAGCAGCTTGCGAGGTCGCAAGGTACAACGATTATTTATACGTCACATGATATGAATGAAATTGAACAATTTACAGACCGTGTTTTGCTCATTGGCAAGGATCGTTATTACGAGGAATTGCTTACGGCGAAAGGCATTCAAGTAGATTGCTTATCATAAAATGAAAGGTTGTCGGGAAGTATTTTCCCGACAACTTCTTTTATATTGCTGTATAGCCACCATCTACTAATAACGTTGCACCTGTCATAAATTTATTTTCACAAACGAATACACAAGCATGTGCGATTTCCTCTGGCTGACCTAAACGCCCGATTGGGTGGCGTGCCACTAAGCCATCATAAAAATCACCAAGTGCCTCTTTGTTGACCATGCCTGATTCTACATAGCCTGGGCAAATTGCATTTGTACGAATATTACGCGAAGAATATTCAGCCGCAAGTGATTTTGTCATAATAATAACTTCATTTTAGTTTATCGATTGCTATCTAACAATTTCTTTCATTATACCACCTATGTGAAAGCGCTACCAATTGCATCTGCCTGCCATGTATTCTATACTTTTTCAAATAAGGGGGAATGGGTATGTGTATTATTGCATTTGCTTATAAAATGCATCCACAACATGACTTGATTGTTATAGCAAATCGAGATGAATTTTATAAGCGACCGACGAAAGAGCTACATCAATGGGATGATGCGTTACATATTTGGGCAGGGCGAGATTTAGAAAAAATGGGCACATGGCTTGCTGTTAGCGATAATGGGCGTTTTGCTGCTGTGACGAATTACCGCGACCCGCGTTTACCATTAGTTGGAGAGAAATCAAGAGGACAAGTGCCTGTCAACTTTATTAATAGCCAGCTTAGTGCTCATCAATTTGCGCAGCAATTACAGCAGGAACGACAGTTGTACGGGGCATTTAATGCCATTTTGTATGATGGTGAGCATTTGGTGCATTACAATACGGTGCTAAATGAGCTAATGATTGTACCACAGGGCATTCATTGTGTATCAAATGCGACGCTTAATACAGCTTGGCCTAAGGTGGAGCGCTTAAAAGCTAACATGTGTGAAACAATTCAAACAACAACAGAGGAAGAAGCATTATTTGCATTATTAAAGGACACAATAAGGGCAGAGGATCAACATTTACCAGCAACAGGTGTATCTTTTGAAATGGAGCAAAAGCTTTCACCTATTTTTATTCATTTTGATGGCTATGGCACAAGAGCTTCTACTGTTGTAAAAAGCACAAGCAACGGTTGGGATATTGCAGAACGCAGTTTTACAGATGGGCAGTACAGCAATGACGTGCGTTTTCTAATTGAGAAAGGGAGATAAATTTGGCAAAAATGATCAAGATTCAACGTGTAACAATTCGCCACTTAAAAAATGTCAAGCACGGCTCTTTTCAAACGAATACAACACAAGAGAAAGCAAATGTTGTTGGCTTTTACGGGCAAAATGGTTCAGGGAAAACGGCTGTTGTAGAAGCTTTTCATCTGTTGAAAATATTGCTACAAGCGAAAACGTTGCCTGATAACGAGCAAAGACTTATTTATTTTGAGGAAAAAAGCATTGAATTACACATTGAATTTTTTATCATCAACCACTTTGGAGAATACTATGTGAAGTATTTCGTAGAGCTACAAGAAGGAATGAAAACATTAAAGGTTTGTCGTGAAGCTTTATTTTATAAAGAAAATAAGCGTGGTAAACGATATAAGGAGCTTGTAGCTAAAGATGGCAATGACATTTCCATTCGCAATAAAAAAATGCAATCATTTAGCGAAAGTCAGCGTGTGAATATAACGGTAGCTAATTATTTAGCAGAGGAAAATGCAACCTCCTTTATTTTTCGGAAAGAGCTTGTATTGTCTTACTCTGAGGAAGAAAAGGAGCTACTACAAAATTTAAGAGTTGATTTTAATAACGACTTCCATGTAATTGATACGATTCATTACGGCTTACTTGTTGCAAATCTTGTGATGCCACTTAGCATTCATACGGATGGAATACGAGGAAATATTCCTTATGAATTAAGGGATACAATGCTCTTGCCAAGAGATATGTTTGCAACGATTGAAAAGGTCATTACGCAAACAAATATTGTTTTAACAACGATTATCCCAGGGCTAGTAATTAAAGTTCGAGAAATACATCGAGAGAAAATGCCGAGCGGTGAAGATGGCGTGCGCTTTGAGTTTTTATCAGTAAAAGGTGAAATTGAGCTTCCTTTGCGCAGCGAATCACAAGGTGTATTAAAAATTATTTCCATTTTAAGCACATTGATTGCCGTTTATAATAATCCGAATGCTTGTGTTGTTATTGATGAATTAGATGCTGGGATTTTTGAATATTTACTTGGCGAAATACTAGAGGTCATACATGACAATGGTAAAGGACAATTGTTTTTCACATCGCATAATTTGCGCATTTTAGAGGTGCTCCCTATGCAAAATTTATGGTTTACGACATTGAATGAGGAGGAGCGCTATTTACAGCTAAAAGGTGTGAGAAAATTAAGCAATGCACGCGATGTCTATTTAAGGGCAATTCAACTTGGTGGACAGGAAGAGGCAATATACAACGAAACGAACCTATATGATATTAAGAAATCGTTTAGGAAAGCAGGGAAAGTAATTGACTAAGGCACAAAAGAAGGTTGTTATTTTGTTAGTCGAAGGTGACACGGATGAATTGTTACTGATTGAGCGTTTACGACAATTATTTAAGGATAAGGAAATTCGCTTTGAGCCACAGCATGGCGATATTTTTTATCAACGAGATAAAAAGGAGCAGGCAATTAAAGAGGTTATCAGTGATCGTGTGAAAGAAATATTAATAAAGCGAAAATTTAAACCATCGAATATTTTAGCAGTGCTGCATATACTTGATACAGATGGCTGCTTTATCGTACCAGCGCATGTAGCAGTCGACACAGAGCAGTCCAGTTTAACACAATATAATGAAGAAAGCATAACGGTCAATTCAGAGGAGCAAAAAGGACGAATTGAGGAACGCAATGAAATTCGGTCACGCAATGTGCAAATGATGAGTAGCACGCAAGCTTTGGCACAGTATACGTACCAAGCATATTATTTTTCTCGCCACTTAGAGCATGTTGTATTTGATGAAATGAATCCTTGTCGAGAGGAGAAAGTAGAAAAGATAGAGAATTTTTTAGAGGAGCTTACTATACCAATTGAGCAATTTTTAGCACAGTATATGCCTGTAGGACAAGATGAGGGGTATGCGACGATGCATCAGGAGAGCTGGGAATTTATAATGGAAAATATCCATTCATTGCAGCGCTACACGAATGTTTCGTTAATGTTTGATTTTTTGGATCAATATTCATAAGGGGGATATTTATTATGGGAGAAGTAGTTATTGTAGCAGCAACACGAACGGCAATTGGCAGACGTAAAGGGGCCTTGAGTCAAATACGCGCAGATGATTTAGCAGCAGTTGTTTTGGAGGAAGTTGTAAAGCGCGCAGGCATTGAGAAAGCTGATGTGGAAGATGTCATTTTAGGCTGCGTGACACAAAGTGCTGAGCAGGCAGGCAATATTGCACGCACCGCCTTATTAATTGCAGGCTTTCCAGTGCATGTACCAGGTGTAACGATTGACCGACAATGCGGCTCAAGTCAGCAGGCGCTTCACTTTGCTGCACAGGCAATTTTAGCAGGGGATATGGACATCGTCATTGCAGGTGGAGTAGAAAGCATGTCACGCATGGCGATGGGTTCAAATTATATGGGTGTTATGCCAAGCGAGCAGCTAACAAAGCAGCACGAAATCATTCATCAAGGCATATCAGCAGAGCGCATTGCTGAAAAGTGGGGACTTAGCGCAAAGCAGCTAAATGAATATGCTGTTAGCAGCCATCAACGCGCATTACAAGCAATAGCAGAGGGCAAATTTAAAGAAGAGATTGTTGCGCTCAAAGTAAAAAATGCTGCAGGTGAAACAGTTATTTTTGATACGGATGAAGGGCCAAGGCAGGATACGACGATGGAAACCTTAAGTAGCTTAAAGCCTGTGTTTAAAGAAGATGGGGTGATTACAGCGGGCAATGCGAGCCAAATGAGCGATGGTGCATCAGCTGTTTTACTGATGTCACGTGAACGAGCAGAGGAGCTTGGCATCAAGCCATTAGCTCGTATTGTCACTCGTGCGGTTGTTGGCTCTGACCCAACGCTGATGCTAACAGGTCCAATTGCGGCAACAGAAAAAGTATTATTAAAGGCGGGGCTGTCTTTAGTAGATATTGATACATATGAGATCAATGAAGCATTTGCTCCTGTGCCGCTTGCATGGGCAAGAGATACCGGAGCAGATATTGCAAAATTAAACGTAGATGGTGGAGCAATTGCATTAGGACATCCACTTGGTGCAACAGGTACGAAGCTTTTAACAACGATGCTTTATCGTATGCAGCGTGAGCAACAACGTTATGGTTTACTCGCTATTTGTGAAGGTATGGGAATGGCGAATGCAACGATTATTGAACGATTATAGATTACGAGGATTAAGGCTTTGCATTTTAAAAGATAACAAAGGCCATCTAGCAAGTGAACGAATATATCACTTGTTAGATGGTTTTTTATCTTGGTTCAGTAGAAGACCCCTTCCTCAGTAGGGAGGGGCTGAATGCTATAGGTTTACCTAGTTCAATGGATGTCCAAACATCCACTGAACCAAGATAAAGCCTCCGGCGGATGTC belongs to Lysinibacillus louembei and includes:
- a CDS encoding ABC transporter ATP-binding protein, which gives rise to MLEVQSIYKRYQKKIVLENVSLTIGQGEIVGLVGENGAGKSTLLQMLATLMKPDKGEIYWQGMAYHQQQKAIRQKIGFVPQDLAIWEHFSVEDNMRYFERLSWKRIGISACQQICQDMQLTQWKEPVSSLSGGMKRKLNLAISLIHQPELLLLDEPTVGIDMRSKQEIGRFLQQLARSQGTTIIYTSHDMNEIEQFTDRVLLIGKDRYYEELLTAKGIQVDCLS
- a CDS encoding NRDE family protein; protein product: MCIIAFAYKMHPQHDLIVIANRDEFYKRPTKELHQWDDALHIWAGRDLEKMGTWLAVSDNGRFAAVTNYRDPRLPLVGEKSRGQVPVNFINSQLSAHQFAQQLQQERQLYGAFNAILYDGEHLVHYNTVLNELMIVPQGIHCVSNATLNTAWPKVERLKANMCETIQTTTEEEALFALLKDTIRAEDQHLPATGVSFEMEQKLSPIFIHFDGYGTRASTVVKSTSNGWDIAERSFTDGQYSNDVRFLIEKGR
- a CDS encoding AAA family ATPase, which codes for MIKIQRVTIRHLKNVKHGSFQTNTTQEKANVVGFYGQNGSGKTAVVEAFHLLKILLQAKTLPDNEQRLIYFEEKSIELHIEFFIINHFGEYYVKYFVELQEGMKTLKVCREALFYKENKRGKRYKELVAKDGNDISIRNKKMQSFSESQRVNITVANYLAEENATSFIFRKELVLSYSEEEKELLQNLRVDFNNDFHVIDTIHYGLLVANLVMPLSIHTDGIRGNIPYELRDTMLLPRDMFATIEKVITQTNIVLTTIIPGLVIKVREIHREKMPSGEDGVRFEFLSVKGEIELPLRSESQGVLKIISILSTLIAVYNNPNACVVIDELDAGIFEYLLGEILEVIHDNGKGQLFFTSHNLRILEVLPMQNLWFTTLNEEERYLQLKGVRKLSNARDVYLRAIQLGGQEEAIYNETNLYDIKKSFRKAGKVID
- a CDS encoding thiolase family protein; the protein is MGEVVIVAATRTAIGRRKGALSQIRADDLAAVVLEEVVKRAGIEKADVEDVILGCVTQSAEQAGNIARTALLIAGFPVHVPGVTIDRQCGSSQQALHFAAQAILAGDMDIVIAGGVESMSRMAMGSNYMGVMPSEQLTKQHEIIHQGISAERIAEKWGLSAKQLNEYAVSSHQRALQAIAEGKFKEEIVALKVKNAAGETVIFDTDEGPRQDTTMETLSSLKPVFKEDGVITAGNASQMSDGASAVLLMSRERAEELGIKPLARIVTRAVVGSDPTLMLTGPIAATEKVLLKAGLSLVDIDTYEINEAFAPVPLAWARDTGADIAKLNVDGGAIALGHPLGATGTKLLTTMLYRMQREQQRYGLLAICEGMGMANATIIERL